CGCATTAGAGTTCCGAATATGCCCGGCTGGAAGTGCTTCACCCGGCTCGACAATTTCATCACCAGTCGTCAGCAGGCTGATTTGCACAGGCTGGAAGCACGAAACTTGAGTTCGGTTGACACTGGCAAGCAAACCCAAGGTGGCAGGGCGTATGGATGTGCCTGTTCTTAATACCACTTCACCCTGTTTCATTTCAGCGGCGCGCAACAGAATATTTTGACCAGGTTTAACTACTACTGGAATCTGAACGGTAGTTGCATTCCGCGTTGTCTGCTCGTGCATCACTACAGCATCTGCACTCGTAGGAATTGGTGCACCGGTCATGATGCTGAAAGCTTGCCCCGTCTTCACTTCGTATTGTGAAACACTCCCCGCCAGAACTTCATCAACAACCTGAAACGAAGTAATGCCTGCTTGGATATCACTACTTCGGATGGCATAGCCATCCACCATCGACTTGTCAAAAGGTGGAGAATCGCCATCACAGGAAATCTCTTCAGCAAGTACTTTTCCGAGCGCAGCATGGAGAGGGATTTCGATAAATGCAGTTGGCACTGGAGTATGCTGCAGAACCAGTTGCTGTGCTTCATCCACGGAGAGCAAAGACATGGCTACTCTCCTGTCAGAAAGTTTTTCAACAGCTTAGGTCCATCCACCGTCAGAAAACTTTCCGGGTGAAACTGTACGCCATGCAAAGGCCATTTCTTATGCTTCACGCCCATGATCTCATCCTCGGCAGTCCAGGCGTTTACCACAAAATCTGGATGATTCCAGGATGCTTTCTCAATCACCAGGCTATGGTAGCGCGTCGCTTCAAACGGATTGCTTAGTCCACGAAAAACGCCAGTGTTGTCATGATAGATCGGCGAAGTTTTTCCGTGCATGATCCGCCAGTTGCGATGTACTGTGCCGCCAAACACATGGCCGATGCACTGATGCCCCAGGCAGACGCCGAGAATGGGAATGCTTGAGGCAAATCGTTCCAGTACCGCATTGGAAATGCCAGCTTCTTTTGGAGTGCACGGACCAGGAGAAATAATAATTCTGCTGGGCTTCAACTCTTCAATCTGCTGCAGGGAAATCTGATCGTTGCGATGCACCTGCATGTTCAGCGTGGGATCAATTTCCCCCAGCCGCTGTACGATATTGTGCGTAAAACTGTCGTAATTATCGATGAGTAAAATCATGGAGTTGATCTATCGCCAAACACAATTAGATCAAGAACTCCTGCTGCCTGAGTGCCTGCATTCGCTTCAGCCCGCCACATTTTTCGAGATAGCCATTGAAATCAGGCTGATCCCAGATCATCTCTGCCAGGAATTTCTGGAATGCTTCAGGATCGTTCTCGACGCTCAGCCAGAGTTTCAGATGGTCTTCGTCAGAGAAATACTCGTAAGGCATGTTCCCCGGAAAGCTGCCGTAAGGTACTTCGCATACTGCATCGACACAGTAAAACGGAATGCTCGTGCGATCAGGCTCGCGGCGGAACTCATCTATGGAGATCAATCGTTCACAGGTGATGATCAACCTCTTGGCAGCACGGGCGACATCCAGATCAGCCACCGTGGTGCCACGAATGCGGGCGTTGCCATACACATCAGCTTCATGCACATGGATAGCAGCAACATCCGGATAGAGTGCGGGAAGCGCCAATAATTTCAAACCGGTATATGGACAAGTGATTTCTGCTGCATCGCTACACCGTCCGGTATCGGTTCCCAGCATGGAGCGAGTCGGTAGAAAAGGCACACCCATCGCGGCGGCACGAAAGCGAACTGCCAGGGCATAGTTTGACCATTCCCTGACTTGCAGCGTACCGCTTTCCATGACCCGCCGGGCATGGGGCGATAACCCCCTTGCCTCCAGCCCCACAATATAAGCCGAATCAAGCTGGCTGAGTGTCTGGCCTCGGCCGGTCAGATTGCCGGCACAGAGTATCTGGAAATCATGGGTGGCTGTATGGCCTGCAAACGAAAGGTTCTGTTTCTTCTGCCGAATGATTTCATGACAGATCGCGGTGGGTATGCGATTGGTGCCAAACCCGCCGATGGCAAGATAATCCTCATCCTGTACCAGTTGCGCAACAGCCTGCGTTACCGTGGTAACCTTGTTGACCATGGCACGAGGCTTGTTGCGGAACGCTGAACGTGCGTGATCAGGATGTGGATCAGCAAAGAGCAACGTCACTTGCCGGCAAACTCCCGTATCAGGATCTTGTAGCGACGATCATCGCGGAGACCTTCCAGATCGTTGTCCTTGCTCAGGAAGGTAAAATCATCATACCCCAGTTCAAAGGCTCGTCGCAACTCCTGCAGGGCAAGTTCATGGTTGCCAAGAAGGCAATAGCTGCAGGCAAGGTTGTAATGGGCGACGGCATCCTGCGGACGCAGGCGAACGAGTCGGCGATCCACTTCCAGCCCCTTCTGGTAATGGCCATGCTTGGTCAGCAGGTTGCCGAACACACGCAGCACATCAACATAAT
Above is a genomic segment from Planctomycetia bacterium containing:
- a CDS encoding aminodeoxychorismate/anthranilate synthase component II, whose amino-acid sequence is MILLIDNYDSFTHNIVQRLGEIDPTLNMQVHRNDQISLQQIEELKPSRIIISPGPCTPKEAGISNAVLERFASSIPILGVCLGHQCIGHVFGGTVHRNWRIMHGKTSPIYHDNTGVFRGLSNPFEATRYHSLVIEKASWNHPDFVVNAWTAEDEIMGVKHKKWPLHGVQFHPESFLTVDGPKLLKNFLTGE
- a CDS encoding molybdopterin molybdotransferase MoeA gives rise to the protein MSLLSVDEAQQLVLQHTPVPTAFIEIPLHAALGKVLAEEISCDGDSPPFDKSMVDGYAIRSSDIQAGITSFQVVDEVLAGSVSQYEVKTGQAFSIMTGAPIPTSADAVVMHEQTTRNATTVQIPVVVKPGQNILLRAAEMKQGEVVLRTGTSIRPATLGLLASVNRTQVSCFQPVQISLLTTGDEIVEPGEALPAGHIRNSNASLLQGLIHSAGATPNYLGIARDNREHLLQCIKTGLQSDMLIITGGVSAGKVDLVPEVLHQLGVEPIFHKVALKPGKPLFFGECGRTLVFGLPGNPVSSLVGFELFIRPALRKLSGLSTPFLTSLLPAQLQCDFQHRSDRPTYHPVKLNTALKPWRAAPIAWKGSADLRSISQADSFAVFPPGEVRYAAGDWIEVLSPFSLS
- a CDS encoding CoA transferase subunit A; its protein translation is MTLLFADPHPDHARSAFRNKPRAMVNKVTTVTQAVAQLVQDEDYLAIGGFGTNRIPTAICHEIIRQKKQNLSFAGHTATHDFQILCAGNLTGRGQTLSQLDSAYIVGLEARGLSPHARRVMESGTLQVREWSNYALAVRFRAAAMGVPFLPTRSMLGTDTGRCSDAAEITCPYTGLKLLALPALYPDVAAIHVHEADVYGNARIRGTTVADLDVARAAKRLIITCERLISIDEFRREPDRTSIPFYCVDAVCEVPYGSFPGNMPYEYFSDEDHLKLWLSVENDPEAFQKFLAEMIWDQPDFNGYLEKCGGLKRMQALRQQEFLI